In Defluviitalea raffinosedens, a genomic segment contains:
- a CDS encoding methyl-accepting chemotaxis protein, with translation MITSFIILSILPLSIVGTFSYLNAEQTVKDKVGSYSGKMVEQLAINIDSTINEFERIYKMINTNVKLMEKIQTVDSLNSFDKVKIFREIDNDVVSIVAANTFIKSANIIKNTGENFGTGFVNVSVDGKSINKNEQIQHLLELIHSTDGKIMWITGLYDSYENIYLISQLRTVNSVESIGGVVLSIDAKGIHSVLEKANLDSGEIFLLDENREVISSMDQEKLGTVLEEGFLDKVYGDNTSGYFTDSGHVISYATTNNGWKIVTKEPVSALMQEMKAVKNGTILLVILCIAIAIIVGMAISFSISNPLKVIMDLMGKVEQGNLVVTCPIKGSNEIGRLSNSFNKMIENIRNLILETEAVVGRVEKDTDTIRSASEKSATAALQVSAAISELSEGSMKQAKEAEQTTMLMEDLSKNINCIIQEIKDVMGMIEQAENSRDYASNTMEQLNEKTKTALESSHTIHGEIQELSEEAKEIIHVVNVIEGISEQTNLLALNAAIEAARAGETGKGFAVVAEEIRKLAMGTKEATKMISTIITNIQEKTKRAVSVVERSDTIFEEQKTIVFETNDAFNKMAGCMQSIIQRIEDVMKRIKDIEQQKDRSVEANIHIASIVQESAASIEEVTATSQEQASSAEQLSILANNLMSAVRNLNNTLSHFKV, from the coding sequence TTGATTACTTCTTTCATTATTTTAAGTATTTTACCGTTAAGTATCGTTGGTACATTTTCTTATCTCAATGCAGAACAGACTGTCAAAGATAAAGTAGGATCATATTCAGGGAAAATGGTTGAGCAGCTGGCCATAAACATAGATTCTACAATAAACGAATTTGAAAGAATTTATAAAATGATTAATACCAACGTCAAATTAATGGAAAAAATTCAAACCGTAGATTCATTAAACAGCTTTGATAAAGTAAAGATTTTTCGGGAAATAGATAACGATGTTGTTTCGATAGTGGCTGCAAATACTTTTATTAAATCGGCGAATATTATAAAAAATACTGGAGAAAACTTTGGTACGGGATTTGTTAACGTTTCAGTCGATGGAAAGTCAATCAATAAAAATGAGCAAATTCAACATCTGTTAGAGCTTATCCATAGCACTGACGGAAAAATTATGTGGATTACAGGATTATATGATTCCTATGAGAATATTTATTTGATCTCACAGTTACGCACTGTGAATTCAGTTGAATCTATTGGTGGAGTGGTTCTTAGTATTGATGCCAAAGGAATCCATTCAGTACTGGAGAAAGCTAATCTAGACTCCGGAGAAATTTTTTTGCTTGATGAAAACAGAGAAGTAATCTCCAGTATGGATCAAGAAAAACTGGGTACGGTATTAGAAGAAGGATTTTTGGATAAAGTTTATGGCGATAATACTTCCGGTTATTTTACCGATTCCGGGCATGTCATAAGCTATGCAACTACTAATAATGGCTGGAAAATTGTAACCAAAGAACCTGTTTCAGCTTTAATGCAGGAAATGAAAGCAGTAAAAAACGGAACAATTTTATTAGTTATTTTATGTATTGCTATAGCTATTATTGTTGGAATGGCTATTTCTTTTAGTATTTCTAATCCATTGAAAGTAATTATGGATTTAATGGGAAAAGTAGAGCAAGGGAATCTTGTTGTAACATGTCCCATTAAAGGAAGCAATGAAATTGGAAGACTATCCAACAGCTTTAACAAAATGATAGAAAATATCAGAAATTTAATTTTGGAAACAGAAGCGGTAGTAGGCAGAGTGGAGAAAGATACAGATACCATCAGATCTGCTTCCGAAAAATCGGCAACTGCTGCATTACAAGTTTCTGCTGCGATCAGCGAGCTTTCAGAAGGTTCTATGAAACAAGCAAAAGAAGCAGAGCAAACTACTATGTTAATGGAGGATCTCTCTAAAAATATCAATTGCATAATTCAAGAAATTAAAGATGTGATGGGTATGATTGAGCAAGCGGAAAATTCAAGAGATTATGCATCTAACACCATGGAGCAACTCAATGAAAAAACAAAGACTGCATTAGAATCTTCCCATACGATCCATGGAGAAATTCAAGAACTAAGTGAAGAAGCAAAAGAAATCATTCATGTTGTTAATGTTATAGAAGGTATCAGCGAGCAAACCAATTTGCTTGCCCTCAATGCAGCTATAGAAGCAGCCAGAGCAGGAGAAACAGGAAAAGGTTTTGCAGTGGTGGCGGAAGAAATTCGAAAATTGGCTATGGGTACGAAAGAAGCAACCAAGATGATTAGCACAATTATTACGAATATACAGGAAAAAACGAAGCGAGCAGTATCGGTGGTTGAAAGATCTGATACAATATTTGAAGAACAGAAAACCATTGTTTTTGAAACAAACGATGCTTTTAACAAAATGGCAGGCTGCATGCAGAGTATTATTCAGCGTATTGAAGATGTAATGAAGAGAATTAAGGATATTGAACAGCAAAAAGATCGATCGGTGGAGGCAAATATTCATATTGCGTCCATAGTACAGGAAAGTGCAGCATCCATTGAAGAAGTTACTGCAACCAGCCAGGAACAAGCCAGCTCTGCGGAACAACTGTCTATACTGGCAAACAATCTTATGTCAGCAGTGAGAAATCTGAATAATACTTTATCTCATTTCAAAGTTTAG